One stretch of Natronolimnobius baerhuensis DNA includes these proteins:
- the priL gene encoding DNA primase regulatory subunit PriL, whose product MQRLHARYPFLEAARDTVATETVDLATVVEQDRAVVDRARQRVIAALDDGTVGDAHRDPRIELLSYPVARVLVSMVDERVLVRKYARAESATAYERFTTDLEDTTELKSVETTGLDLDELLAEFDLEDAVEDVTPIESDDTTYRIDVGQYLLLAEDLYDDRWRLVNQPLNRGAVPVSEADLLTLLREAIRSRIDEGLPFDVPETIAASLEADAEEIRDVLADLDLTREIDTVVPDLFPPCMKALLDQIQKGEHLPHHSRFAITAFLTSIGMSTDDIVDLYRVNSSFGEEMTRYQTDHIGGETSPTEYSPPSCATMQSYGDCVNKDDLCEQIPHPMAYYEERIDDADDDELEDWRGNDDDGEEETASASSE is encoded by the coding sequence ATGCAGCGACTGCACGCTCGGTACCCGTTTCTCGAGGCTGCCCGCGACACTGTGGCGACGGAGACGGTCGACCTGGCCACCGTCGTCGAACAGGACCGCGCAGTCGTCGACCGAGCGCGCCAGCGCGTGATCGCCGCGCTCGACGACGGCACCGTCGGCGACGCTCACCGCGACCCCCGGATCGAACTCCTCTCCTATCCCGTCGCTCGCGTGCTGGTCTCGATGGTCGACGAACGCGTCCTCGTGCGCAAGTACGCCCGCGCCGAATCCGCGACCGCCTACGAACGCTTTACCACCGACCTCGAGGATACGACCGAACTCAAAAGCGTCGAGACCACCGGCCTCGACCTCGACGAACTACTCGCCGAGTTCGACCTCGAGGACGCAGTCGAGGACGTCACCCCTATAGAGAGCGACGACACCACCTATCGGATCGACGTGGGGCAGTACCTGTTGCTCGCCGAGGACCTGTACGACGACCGCTGGCGACTCGTGAATCAGCCCCTCAATCGGGGTGCGGTCCCAGTGTCCGAAGCCGATCTGCTAACGCTCCTGCGGGAAGCGATCCGCAGTCGCATTGATGAGGGGCTTCCCTTCGACGTTCCCGAGACAATCGCCGCCAGTCTCGAGGCCGACGCCGAAGAGATCCGGGACGTACTCGCCGATCTCGATCTGACGCGCGAGATCGACACGGTCGTCCCCGACCTGTTCCCGCCGTGTATGAAGGCGCTGCTGGACCAGATTCAGAAAGGCGAGCACCTGCCCCATCACTCGCGATTTGCGATTACCGCCTTCCTGACGAGCATCGGCATGTCGACCGACGATATCGTCGACCTCTACCGGGTGAACTCCTCGTTCGGCGAGGAGATGACGCGCTACCAGACCGACCACATCGGCGGCGAAACGTCGCCAACGGAGTACTCCCCGCCCTCGTGTGCCACGATGCAATCGTACGGCGACTGCGTGAACAAAGACGACCTCTGTGAGCAAATCCCGCATCCGATGGCCTACTACGAAGAACGGATCGACGACGCCGATGACGACGAACTCGAGGACTGGCGCGGGAATGACGATGACGGCGAGGAGGAGACGGCGTCGGCCAGCAGCGAGTGA
- a CDS encoding DUF7472 family protein: protein MLDREQLIEIVVSVSAVLAMLGTMIWIGTTYGDESGVLQSDGGELLVYTIIGFIILMTVIGILLAFVLNDPSDEIEDDSDDLEAQNAY, encoded by the coding sequence ATGCTCGACCGAGAGCAACTCATCGAAATCGTCGTCTCCGTCAGTGCCGTCCTCGCAATGCTCGGCACGATGATCTGGATCGGCACAACCTATGGCGACGAAAGCGGTGTCCTCCAGTCTGACGGCGGCGAACTCCTCGTCTACACCATCATCGGATTTATCATCCTCATGACCGTCATTGGCATCTTGCTCGCGTTCGTCCTGAACGATCCGAGTGACGAGATTGAAGACGATAGTGACGACCTCGAGGCACAGAACGCGTACTAA
- the htpX gene encoding zinc metalloprotease HtpX, with protein MNWQADWGLRFRMFLTMFLLFALYIVFAGVLTLYLTDGAGSLFIFAALFGSMSLVQYYYSDTLALRSMGAQKVSADEYPQLHGSVERLSQQADVPKPQVAVIDSNVPNAFATGRNQKNAVVAVTTGLMDTLERDELDGVIAHELAHVKNRDMMVMTIASFLSTIAFMIVRWGAFFGGGGNRGGKGGGGIVVAILVSLVVWIISYLLIRALSRYREYAADRGAAAITGNPGALASALMKISGKMDQVPKDDMREEAEMNAFFIIPIKSGVVGQLFSTHPSTENRVEQLRDLEKQMATI; from the coding sequence ATGAACTGGCAGGCGGACTGGGGGCTTCGGTTCCGAATGTTTCTGACGATGTTTCTGCTGTTTGCACTGTACATCGTCTTTGCAGGCGTGCTCACACTATATCTCACAGACGGTGCAGGGAGTCTCTTCATCTTCGCTGCGTTGTTCGGCAGCATGTCTCTCGTGCAGTACTACTACAGCGACACACTCGCGCTGCGCAGCATGGGCGCACAGAAGGTCTCAGCCGACGAGTACCCGCAACTCCACGGCTCGGTCGAACGCCTCTCACAGCAAGCCGATGTGCCGAAACCCCAAGTTGCAGTTATCGACTCGAACGTTCCAAACGCCTTCGCGACCGGGCGCAATCAGAAAAACGCCGTCGTCGCGGTGACGACCGGGTTGATGGACACCCTCGAGCGAGACGAACTCGATGGCGTCATCGCCCACGAACTCGCCCACGTCAAGAACCGCGACATGATGGTAATGACTATTGCGTCGTTCCTCTCGACAATCGCGTTCATGATCGTTCGTTGGGGCGCGTTCTTCGGTGGCGGCGGCAATCGCGGCGGCAAGGGCGGCGGTGGCATCGTCGTTGCAATCCTCGTCTCGCTGGTCGTCTGGATTATCAGCTACCTGCTGATCAGAGCGCTCTCACGCTATCGCGAGTATGCCGCCGACCGCGGTGCCGCAGCGATCACGGGAAACCCCGGTGCGCTCGCCTCCGCGCTCATGAAAATCTCCGGGAAAATGGATCAGGTGCCAAAAGACGACATGCGCGAGGAAGCCGAGATGAACGCCTTCTTCATCATCCCAATCAAGTCCGGCGTCGTCGGGCAACTGTTCAGCACCCACCCCTCGACCGAAAACCGAGTCGAGCAACTGCGCGACCTCGAGAAACAGATGGCGACGATCTAG
- a CDS encoding 60S ribosomal export protein NMD3 — translation MSDSRAFCPRCGDPVPERTDSDDSAGEGGAPDPLRPGAEVELCDSCYFDDFDFIDAPDRIDVQVCARCGAVHKGNRWVDIGAEDYTDIAIEKVSEVLSVHVDVDDVAWQVEPEQVGENTIRMYAYFTGVVRDTPVEEQVMIPVKIARQTCQRCGRIAGDYYASIVQIRAEDRTPTSEELERAKEIAHQTVADMEATGDRNAFVTEISEDADGLNIRVSTNKIGKKISNKMIEEFGGSVNDAETLVTEDEDGNEVYRVTFAVRLPPYIPGDIIDLTDDGGPVLVRSAHGNLKGTRITTGDRYEASYEEGNSPEARRLGRLEDGEKTTVVTVEDDNAVQVLDPETFQATTVARPEYFEPDAETVPVLKSRAGLHVLPDPDPDTGEENPAPYDPYSHTDA, via the coding sequence ATGAGTGACTCTCGAGCGTTCTGTCCGCGCTGTGGGGACCCCGTCCCCGAGCGAACGGACAGCGATGATTCAGCAGGTGAGGGCGGTGCACCAGATCCACTGCGACCCGGTGCGGAGGTCGAACTCTGCGATTCGTGTTACTTCGACGACTTCGACTTTATCGACGCGCCGGATCGGATCGACGTGCAGGTCTGTGCCCGCTGTGGTGCGGTCCACAAAGGGAATCGGTGGGTCGATATCGGTGCCGAAGATTACACCGATATCGCCATCGAGAAAGTCAGCGAAGTGCTTTCCGTCCACGTCGACGTCGACGACGTCGCCTGGCAGGTCGAGCCGGAACAGGTCGGCGAGAACACGATCCGGATGTACGCCTACTTCACGGGCGTCGTCCGCGATACGCCCGTCGAAGAGCAGGTGATGATTCCCGTCAAAATCGCCCGCCAGACCTGCCAGCGCTGTGGCCGGATCGCTGGCGACTACTACGCGAGCATCGTCCAGATACGCGCCGAAGACCGGACGCCGACGAGCGAAGAACTCGAGCGTGCAAAAGAGATTGCCCACCAGACGGTCGCGGATATGGAGGCGACGGGCGACCGCAATGCCTTCGTCACGGAAATCAGCGAGGACGCAGACGGGCTGAATATCAGGGTCTCGACCAACAAAATCGGCAAGAAAATTTCGAACAAGATGATCGAGGAATTCGGCGGCTCCGTCAACGACGCCGAAACGCTCGTCACCGAAGACGAAGACGGCAACGAGGTCTACCGCGTCACCTTCGCCGTCCGCCTCCCACCCTATATTCCCGGCGATATCATCGACCTCACCGACGACGGCGGCCCCGTGCTCGTCCGCAGCGCCCACGGCAACCTCAAAGGCACCCGCATCACGACGGGCGACCGCTACGAAGCGAGCTACGAGGAGGGGAACTCACCCGAAGCGCGCAGACTCGGCCGACTCGAGGACGGCGAGAAAACGACGGTCGTCACCGTCGAAGACGACAACGCCGTCCAGGTGCTCGACCCCGAAACGTTTCAGGCGACGACGGTCGCGCGCCCAGAGTATTTCGAGCCTGATGCCGAGACAGTGCCCGTCCTGAAGAGTCGCGCCGGGCTGCACGTTCTCCCGGATCCGGACCCCGACACCGGCGAGGAGAATCCAGCGCCCTACGATCCCTACTCCCACACCGATGCCTGA
- a CDS encoding class I SAM-dependent methyltransferase encodes MPEEFDDVPGLEAADAPLAVIVEKQRTETAIESLRAEGVYDDSRRVRTDRGEAGREEPDEPERIALPVTEPPTGTRVLEVVRQFDPEFRTTDLADVLAERGWSEAEIETAPSSWAVIGSVILVTMPAECPDETAVAEALLEIHGEADSVLADEGIANTGEAGTHREPRTRLLAGESDTETIHAEHGTRYGLDPAKVMFSPGNQAERARMGDAVSGDEHVFDMFAGIGYFTLPMARAGARVSATEINPTAFRYLLENAVLNDVSDRVEAYMSDCRDLASEIDADRVVMGYYGSSASADNSENADSTASRANEAHEFLPAALEALVPGGVVHYHEATPESRLWDRPLERLERASDTAESDLEILEKRRVKSHSAGVAHVVVDVRFE; translated from the coding sequence ATGCCTGAGGAGTTCGACGACGTTCCCGGTCTCGAGGCAGCCGATGCCCCGCTTGCAGTCATCGTCGAAAAACAGCGGACCGAAACCGCAATCGAGTCGCTGCGAGCCGAAGGCGTCTACGACGACTCGCGGCGCGTCCGGACGGACCGCGGCGAAGCCGGACGCGAAGAGCCCGATGAACCTGAGCGAATCGCGCTTCCGGTCACCGAACCGCCGACGGGAACGCGCGTGCTCGAGGTCGTGCGCCAGTTCGACCCCGAGTTTCGGACGACGGATCTCGCGGACGTGCTCGCCGAACGCGGCTGGAGCGAGGCCGAAATCGAGACGGCCCCGAGTTCGTGGGCGGTCATCGGCTCGGTGATCCTCGTGACGATGCCAGCCGAGTGTCCGGACGAGACCGCCGTCGCGGAGGCGCTCCTCGAGATTCACGGCGAGGCAGACAGCGTGTTGGCAGACGAGGGAATCGCAAATACCGGCGAGGCGGGAACCCATCGTGAGCCACGGACGCGACTGCTCGCAGGCGAGTCAGACACTGAAACGATCCACGCAGAACACGGCACTCGGTACGGACTCGACCCTGCGAAAGTCATGTTTTCGCCGGGGAACCAAGCCGAACGCGCGCGGATGGGCGACGCTGTCAGCGGCGACGAGCACGTCTTCGATATGTTCGCCGGAATCGGCTACTTCACCCTCCCGATGGCTCGTGCCGGCGCGCGAGTCAGTGCGACCGAGATCAACCCCACTGCCTTTCGCTATCTGCTCGAGAACGCCGTGCTCAACGACGTCAGCGACCGCGTCGAGGCCTACATGTCCGACTGCAGGGATCTTGCGAGTGAGATCGACGCCGACCGCGTCGTGATGGGCTACTACGGCAGTTCGGCGAGCGCCGACAACAGTGAAAACGCAGACAGCACAGCCTCGCGTGCGAACGAAGCCCACGAGTTCCTGCCCGCCGCACTCGAGGCACTCGTCCCCGGCGGCGTCGTCCACTACCACGAGGCAACACCGGAGTCACGGCTCTGGGACCGGCCGCTCGAGCGCCTCGAGCGCGCGTCGGACACGGCCGAGAGCGACCTCGAGATTCTCGAGAAACGACGAGTGAAAAGCCACAGTGCAGGGGTGGCTCACGTCGTAGTCGACGTGCGCTTCGAGTAA
- a CDS encoding helicase C-terminal domain-containing protein, whose protein sequence is MNPERIFESFPAPSYRGNQEQALRDIRDAFAAGNDVVLVRAPTGSGKSLLARAIAGCARTIDEADPVEASGAYYTTPQVSQLDDVASDDLLADLNVIRGKSNYTCILPEERNTPVNQAPCVRERGYDCSVKHRCPYFSDRAIASNRSIAAMTLAYFMQTAGSEVFRKRDVVVVDEAHGLAEWAEMYATIQLGPRTVPFWEDLRVPDLEDEGIDRAVRYAENLASTCERRKDDLLAQEAFSPAEVRERDRLQELIGELEWFVSDYRDPQSPTTWLVDQSEPSASTRENNDSDEPAGGPLTIKPMNPEKYLQHTVWDRGNKFALLSATILNKAAFCRQVGLTPDDVALVDVSHTFPVENRPLYDVTQGKMTYEHRDDTTPKIARTIVRIMQEHPDEKGLIHAHSYAIQEQLADLLRDFGVGERIRVHDRDSRDADLEEWKACDDPDVFISVKMEEALDLKGDLCRWQVLCKAPFLNTGDSRVAHRLEEGQWAWYYRSSLRTVIQACGRVIRAPEDYGSTYIADSSLVDLFDRAQTDMPDWFEAQVDRMSTPELPPFEPRAALSGGGHSGRSSSSGSNATGGGRTRSSGSTDSGGSTSSTGSGSSTSRSRRSRRGRSSDSSPLADVWDTER, encoded by the coding sequence GTGAACCCCGAGCGGATCTTCGAGTCGTTTCCCGCGCCGAGCTATCGCGGGAATCAGGAGCAGGCCCTCCGTGACATTCGTGACGCCTTCGCGGCCGGCAACGATGTCGTGTTAGTGCGCGCGCCGACCGGCAGCGGAAAGTCGCTGCTCGCACGAGCAATCGCGGGCTGTGCGCGCACAATTGATGAGGCCGACCCGGTCGAGGCCTCGGGCGCGTACTACACGACGCCACAGGTCTCGCAGTTAGACGACGTTGCCTCCGACGACCTACTGGCCGATCTCAACGTGATCCGCGGGAAATCGAACTACACCTGCATTCTCCCCGAAGAGCGCAATACGCCGGTCAATCAGGCTCCCTGCGTCCGCGAACGGGGCTACGACTGTTCCGTCAAACACCGTTGTCCGTACTTTTCCGACCGCGCAATTGCCTCGAATCGGTCGATTGCGGCGATGACGCTCGCGTACTTTATGCAGACCGCGGGCAGCGAGGTGTTTCGCAAACGTGACGTGGTCGTCGTCGACGAGGCCCACGGCCTTGCCGAATGGGCCGAAATGTACGCGACGATCCAGTTAGGCCCGCGAACGGTCCCGTTCTGGGAGGATCTTCGCGTTCCCGACCTCGAGGACGAGGGCATCGACCGCGCCGTGCGCTACGCGGAGAACCTCGCGAGCACGTGCGAACGGCGCAAGGACGACCTGCTCGCCCAGGAGGCGTTTTCCCCCGCGGAGGTGCGCGAACGCGACCGCTTACAGGAACTGATCGGCGAACTCGAGTGGTTCGTCTCGGATTATCGTGATCCACAGAGTCCGACGACGTGGCTGGTCGATCAGTCCGAGCCGTCGGCGAGCACCCGCGAGAACAATGACAGTGACGAGCCGGCGGGCGGGCCGCTGACGATCAAGCCGATGAATCCCGAGAAGTACCTCCAGCATACGGTCTGGGACCGCGGGAACAAGTTCGCACTCCTCTCGGCGACGATTTTGAACAAGGCAGCGTTCTGTCGGCAGGTCGGACTCACCCCGGACGACGTCGCACTGGTCGACGTTTCCCACACCTTCCCCGTCGAAAATCGCCCGCTGTACGACGTGACACAGGGGAAGATGACCTACGAGCACCGCGACGACACCACGCCGAAAATCGCACGCACTATCGTCCGCATCATGCAGGAACACCCCGACGAGAAGGGGTTGATCCACGCACACTCCTACGCGATTCAGGAGCAACTGGCCGATCTCCTCCGGGATTTCGGCGTCGGCGAGCGCATCCGCGTCCACGACCGGGATAGCCGCGACGCCGACCTAGAGGAGTGGAAAGCCTGTGACGACCCAGACGTCTTCATCTCCGTGAAAATGGAGGAAGCGCTCGACCTGAAAGGCGATCTCTGTCGCTGGCAGGTCCTCTGTAAAGCGCCGTTTCTCAACACGGGTGACTCGAGAGTCGCCCACCGACTCGAGGAGGGCCAGTGGGCGTGGTACTACCGCTCGTCTCTGCGAACCGTCATCCAGGCCTGCGGCCGGGTGATTCGCGCGCCCGAGGACTACGGCTCGACGTATATCGCCGACTCGAGTCTGGTCGACCTGTTCGACCGTGCACAGACGGACATGCCCGACTGGTTCGAAGCGCAGGTCGACCGGATGAGCACACCCGAGTTGCCGCCGTTCGAGCCGCGTGCGGCGCTTTCTGGTGGGGGTCATAGTGGTCGATCCTCGAGTTCGGGTTCGAACGCGACCGGCGGCGGCCGCACCCGCTCGTCCGGCTCGACCGACTCCGGTGGTTCCACCTCGAGTACAGGGTCGGGGTCGTCGACCAGCCGATCTCGTCGCTCACGGCGCGGTCGATCCTCCGACTCCTCGCCGCTTGCGGACGTCTGGGATACGGAACGATAG
- a CDS encoding DUF7561 family protein yields the protein MGKTSCDGCGRTVSVAGGIANIWTFGENDGSDGTAMTLEFEDGTEHLLCYPCIEALPDNPTAEDVDRLEQVDGETSRVGAL from the coding sequence ATGGGTAAGACCTCCTGTGACGGCTGCGGTCGAACGGTCTCAGTTGCCGGCGGCATCGCCAACATCTGGACGTTCGGCGAGAACGACGGCAGCGACGGCACCGCGATGACCCTCGAGTTCGAGGACGGCACGGAGCACCTGCTCTGTTACCCCTGTATCGAGGCGCTGCCGGATAATCCGACGGCCGAAGACGTCGACCGACTCGAGCAGGTGGACGGAGAGACCTCTCGCGTGGGCGCGTTGTAG
- a CDS encoding YkgJ family cysteine cluster protein, whose product MEVNCEGCAGCCMDWRPLLAEAGNDESANKRRAEPLRDDATRAPLDGDTNFVPLTRDEVRAFLEAEMADALTPRFWRAADEHEAVAIDGYEVASVADRPVFFVGLRKPPKPVAPFDLEDESWLPACVFLDPTTLQCRIHDSDLLPDECSAYPAHNIALEQETECERVEAAFGGDRLVDNSVPEDLDGLLLGSQALGEKLFCHPRPERLEGVVERTASGNLTREDRAECLAVAAASSAGTVAISDYHYEWGKEQALEESDSWVTDALEEWESRREDADGVPSAAIADAVETARGAPETPGWDALEEYSSH is encoded by the coding sequence ATGGAGGTCAACTGCGAGGGCTGTGCAGGCTGTTGTATGGACTGGCGACCGCTGCTCGCAGAGGCTGGCAACGACGAGAGCGCCAACAAGCGACGCGCAGAGCCACTGCGCGACGACGCGACTCGAGCACCCCTCGACGGCGACACCAACTTCGTCCCGCTCACCCGCGACGAGGTCCGGGCGTTTCTCGAGGCGGAGATGGCCGACGCGCTGACACCGCGATTCTGGCGGGCTGCAGACGAACACGAGGCCGTCGCAATCGATGGCTACGAAGTGGCGTCCGTCGCTGATCGCCCCGTGTTCTTTGTCGGCTTGCGAAAGCCGCCGAAGCCGGTTGCTCCCTTCGATCTCGAGGACGAATCGTGGCTGCCGGCCTGCGTCTTTCTCGATCCGACGACGCTGCAGTGTCGCATCCACGACAGCGACCTGCTCCCCGACGAGTGCAGCGCGTACCCGGCGCACAATATCGCCCTCGAGCAGGAAACCGAGTGCGAACGCGTCGAGGCGGCGTTTGGCGGCGACCGCCTCGTCGACAACTCTGTTCCCGAGGATCTCGACGGGCTCTTGCTCGGCTCGCAGGCCCTCGGCGAGAAGCTGTTCTGCCATCCCCGACCCGAGCGACTCGAGGGCGTCGTCGAACGCACGGCGAGCGGGAATCTTACGCGGGAGGATCGTGCGGAGTGTCTCGCCGTCGCCGCGGCCTCGAGCGCCGGCACGGTCGCGATTTCAGACTATCATTACGAGTGGGGCAAAGAACAGGCGCTCGAGGAGAGCGATTCGTGGGTCACGGACGCACTCGAGGAGTGGGAGTCGCGCCGCGAGGATGCCGACGGCGTTCCGTCAGCGGCCATCGCCGATGCCGTCGAAACTGCTCGCGGCGCACCAGAAACGCCGGGCTGGGATGCCCTCGAGGAGTATAGTAGCCACTGA
- a CDS encoding alpha/beta hydrolase, with product MQANEIDPQARDAMDRQGRFSLPHSRHGLKLLRLLSRGAMWIQNRNALSVGATIDRTIPGPAGDIDARLYLPEANGPFPTVVFFHGGGFVLGSIATHDWLCRHLTRESGCAVLSVDYRLAPEHPFPAAVDDAYAALEWAAAKSDAIAGNGRVAVAGDSAGGTLAAVSALMAAERDGPEVDYQALIYPAIGVEEGQPSVEEHAGLVLEKEDMRWFEACYYGNEIHRRNPYADPSNACDLSGVAPATVLTAGFDPLRDGGRAYAEQLVRDGVATRYENYEAMVHGFMTMREVDRAREAIADVAADLADALEA from the coding sequence ATGCAGGCCAACGAGATCGATCCGCAGGCCAGGGACGCAATGGATCGCCAGGGGCGGTTCTCGCTCCCTCACAGCCGCCACGGACTGAAACTCCTCCGGCTGCTCAGCCGGGGTGCGATGTGGATTCAGAACCGAAACGCCCTGAGCGTCGGGGCGACTATCGACCGGACGATCCCCGGCCCGGCAGGCGATATCGACGCTCGGCTCTACCTTCCCGAAGCGAACGGGCCGTTCCCCACGGTCGTCTTCTTCCACGGCGGCGGGTTCGTCCTCGGAAGCATCGCGACGCACGATTGGCTCTGCCGACATCTCACACGAGAGAGCGGCTGTGCCGTCCTCTCCGTCGACTACCGACTCGCGCCTGAACACCCCTTCCCCGCAGCGGTCGACGACGCCTACGCCGCCCTCGAGTGGGCGGCCGCAAAGTCCGACGCAATCGCCGGGAACGGACGCGTCGCGGTTGCAGGCGACTCCGCCGGTGGGACGCTCGCCGCCGTGAGCGCACTGATGGCCGCCGAACGCGACGGTCCCGAGGTTGACTATCAGGCGCTCATCTACCCCGCCATCGGCGTCGAGGAGGGCCAGCCATCCGTCGAGGAACACGCCGGGCTCGTCCTCGAGAAGGAGGATATGCGCTGGTTTGAGGCGTGCTACTACGGCAACGAGATTCATCGGCGCAATCCCTACGCCGATCCGTCGAACGCCTGTGATCTTTCCGGCGTCGCCCCCGCGACTGTCCTCACCGCGGGCTTCGATCCGCTTCGCGACGGCGGCCGGGCCTACGCCGAACAGCTCGTTCGGGACGGTGTCGCCACACGGTATGAAAACTACGAGGCCATGGTTCACGGCTTCATGACGATGCGCGAGGTCGACCGCGCCCGCGAGGCCATCGCAGACGTCGCCGCCGATCTCGCGGACGCACTCGAGGCCTAA
- a CDS encoding DUF5786 family protein, with amino-acid sequence MSMGAYDEDEHERREAQSSRVDADFDDERTIYHGEVEYDSGESTEDLLSQFEEIKSK; translated from the coding sequence ATGTCAATGGGTGCCTATGACGAAGATGAACACGAGCGACGCGAAGCCCAATCCTCGAGAGTGGATGCCGATTTCGACGACGAGCGGACGATCTATCACGGTGAAGTGGAGTATGATTCCGGCGAGTCGACCGAGGATTTACTGAGTCAGTTCGAAGAGATCAAATCGAAGTAG
- a CDS encoding DUF5784 family protein: MAQPLRFRYSPETWSEQRVRQDILQPLRSNIGARAVTPTHEIGAHWTTHRFEMQNGDVALFARDDSEAYWMGNTETPSSLWRTDKHGWTEIPYHVSRWAQRELLEILHEEDPWLADYPHISWFFLPVFMSKDGRESTRAFFRQHAAGFPDASRRETTRYFEDFLTTGALDEYRHVMSGKLGTSDHVDRVRMSATMGEFIAAKILTDAGYEVVPEIEVTTGHSLDYRAKDDETNTLVEVTRPQPPMNRAAEGPVAAVRDTAETKVNGQLANHGGGAVLFVDCSSFRDDAWAAVRGEQPDVRHRPAVVYRARPNGHVEAYQKGSVPLEFGDSLEFVD; encoded by the coding sequence GTGGCACAGCCGCTTCGCTTTCGATACTCGCCCGAGACCTGGAGCGAGCAACGAGTTCGACAGGACATTTTACAGCCGCTCAGGTCGAATATCGGGGCTCGAGCCGTCACGCCGACACACGAAATCGGCGCACACTGGACGACACACCGATTCGAGATGCAAAACGGCGACGTAGCACTGTTCGCACGCGACGACTCTGAAGCCTACTGGATGGGGAACACCGAAACGCCGTCATCGCTGTGGCGAACCGACAAACATGGCTGGACCGAGATTCCGTATCACGTCTCCCGGTGGGCCCAGCGGGAACTCCTCGAGATACTTCACGAGGAAGATCCGTGGCTCGCCGATTACCCTCATATTTCGTGGTTTTTCTTGCCCGTGTTCATGTCCAAAGATGGGCGTGAATCGACGCGTGCGTTTTTCCGACAACACGCCGCTGGCTTCCCCGATGCGAGTCGGCGCGAGACGACACGGTACTTCGAGGACTTTCTCACAACTGGCGCGCTCGATGAGTACCGACACGTAATGTCCGGGAAACTGGGCACGAGTGACCACGTCGACCGGGTTCGCATGAGCGCAACGATGGGCGAGTTCATCGCCGCGAAAATCCTCACCGACGCCGGCTACGAGGTCGTCCCTGAAATCGAGGTGACGACGGGACACTCACTCGACTACCGCGCCAAAGACGATGAGACGAACACACTCGTCGAAGTAACGCGACCGCAACCGCCGATGAACCGCGCCGCAGAAGGGCCGGTCGCCGCCGTTCGCGACACCGCCGAAACGAAAGTTAACGGCCAACTCGCCAACCACGGCGGCGGCGCAGTGTTGTTCGTCGACTGCTCGAGTTTCCGTGATGACGCCTGGGCCGCCGTCCGCGGCGAGCAACCCGACGTACGTCACCGCCCGGCCGTCGTCTATCGCGCCCGGCCGAACGGCCACGTCGAAGCCTACCAGAAGGGGTCGGTCCCGCTCGAGTTTGGGGACAGCCTCGAGTTCGTGGACTGA
- a CDS encoding DUF5789 family protein — MLLNGTGDVIDDYDYPATTEDLIADYGDHTLELPNGSEQVGDVLARLESETFNNPEEARFAIYTAVSEKAIGRVGYSDRDPTPVGSPYAPDAVSF, encoded by the coding sequence ATGCTGCTCAATGGTACCGGCGACGTCATCGACGACTACGACTACCCTGCAACGACCGAGGACCTGATTGCCGACTACGGCGATCACACGCTCGAACTCCCAAACGGATCGGAACAGGTCGGTGACGTACTCGCTCGTCTCGAGTCGGAAACCTTCAACAACCCTGAGGAAGCTCGCTTTGCGATCTATACGGCCGTGAGCGAGAAGGCGATTGGCCGCGTCGGCTACAGCGACCGCGATCCGACGCCGGTCGGTAGCCCATACGCTCCCGACGCCGTTTCGTTCTAA